One Acetonema longum DSM 6540 genomic window, ATGCAAGAGATAAGGGTCTTCCCAAGCCTACGTTGACTTTTCCGCGATGAGGGTAATTAATTCCAAGATCCTCTAAACAATCCAGCGTCGGCGTATGTCCATTTTCGTCCACCCGAATAATGAGGCCCAGTGAGAACACTGTATCAATCTCTTTTTCAACTTGCTTCAGGGCCTTTAAAACGTCAGGCAGGGTTGCCTCGGGACACTTCCCCTCCACAATTACAGAAAGAAGATGATAATTATGACATTCGTCAACCAATTTACCAGTGGTTAAGTCCGGCATAAGCGCCGCCAGCGGAGTATGATCGGAATTAGCCAGTTTTACGCCGGCTTTGGCGCAGGCCATGGCCACTTTTTCAGCATCGCGCAGGTAAACCCCCATGCCAGGGCGTCCCATATCAATGCAGATGCCTACTTCACCTTTTATTACCCTACCCGAAACATCGTTAGTTTTAACTTCTTCTGTTCCTCTGCCGGTAACGCCGGTTACTCCGTGATTCTCAACCGGATCACTCATTACATGTTGGAATTGTTTGTAGAAATTATTTAACTCAATTGGCTCAATAGCGCCTTTGGGACACACTTTCTGCCTTAGACAAACATAACATTCGGTGCATCGGTCTTGATCGATATAGCATTTCTTGCCATCGGCCATAATAGCATCTACTGTACAGTAGGTCTGGCAGATTTTACATCCGATGCATTTTTCCTGATTAATAGTGGCCATAATA contains:
- a CDS encoding indolepyruvate ferredoxin oxidoreductase subunit alpha codes for the protein MATINQEKCIGCKICQTYCTVDAIMADGKKCYIDQDRCTECYVCLRQKVCPKGAIEPIELNNFYKQFQHVMSDPVENHGVTGVTGRGTEEVKTNDVSGRVIKGEVGICIDMGRPGMGVYLRDAEKVAMACAKAGVKLANSDHTPLAALMPDLTTGKLVDECHNYHLLSVIVEGKCPEATLPDVLKALKQVEKEIDTVFSLGLIIRVDENGHTPTLDCLEDLGINYPHRGKVNVGLGRPLSLA